The following are encoded in a window of Candidatus Nezhaarchaeota archaeon genomic DNA:
- a CDS encoding phosphoadenosine phosphosulfate reductase family protein, whose translation MKKPWLIAADLYWCRGCEAPLLEPRCSRCGSVVSRLHASPPRDVRPAFPSDVERVAKSIRAELGDEAEKVLLPSGCLVLLNKVAYVDQADEVIVGGWPIGLLYYNPEQRRWRFKPAAEGAARMWRSEVGYWAQIKRSSVRQWASLSPSEVARGSLPERVGSYVYLVSPSGQAVGLAVWTGEALKVVKAWSPQSPHSSPRGSSWRAAVEANEEALRRAEARARSFIANVSKRFSDKPKVVSFSGGKDSLACLILCLRELGETPLLFNDTGLELPETVRHVEEVASRLSLELQLASAEDAFWRALPNFGPPARDYRWCCKVCKLVPIAELMRRRFNGGVLTFLGQRRLESFARARSPPVAASRWVKGSVIASPISDWAALHVWLFLMKEGAEVNPLYAKGFDRVGCWLCPASELAELRLVEALHPELWEPWEEWLRSWASKHGLPPRWVELGLWRWRRLPGDQRKLAKRAGLEAEGPSLPMEVVAKLKPEACLGGLLLKAKISPPPRLVAMAALAPVAKAKASLLGQALLLKAGPWSATLSNSGELKIKALGVEEAEEALRGVAQLAARTLFCLRCGSCALHCPRGCISLGPGLKIDPGRCAGCGECSRACPAVVYVAHGALKRRQLSA comes from the coding sequence TTGAAGAAGCCGTGGCTCATAGCCGCCGACTTATACTGGTGTAGAGGCTGCGAAGCGCCTCTACTTGAGCCTAGGTGTAGTCGCTGCGGCAGTGTAGTATCTAGGCTACACGCCTCCCCCCCGAGGGACGTGAGGCCCGCCTTTCCAAGCGACGTTGAGCGCGTGGCTAAGTCCATAAGGGCTGAGCTAGGCGATGAGGCTGAGAAGGTGCTTCTACCTAGCGGCTGCCTCGTCTTGCTGAACAAGGTGGCTTACGTCGATCAGGCCGACGAAGTTATCGTCGGCGGCTGGCCGATAGGCCTCCTCTACTACAACCCTGAGCAGCGTAGGTGGAGGTTTAAGCCGGCGGCTGAAGGCGCGGCTAGGATGTGGAGGAGTGAGGTAGGCTACTGGGCCCAAATTAAGCGAAGCTCAGTTAGGCAGTGGGCGTCTCTTTCACCTAGCGAAGTAGCTAGGGGCTCGCTTCCGGAGAGGGTAGGTAGCTACGTGTACCTCGTGTCTCCGTCAGGCCAAGCCGTAGGGCTAGCGGTGTGGACGGGAGAGGCCTTAAAGGTGGTCAAGGCCTGGAGTCCTCAGAGCCCCCACTCCTCACCTAGGGGCTCTTCTTGGAGAGCTGCCGTAGAGGCTAACGAGGAGGCTCTGCGCCGAGCTGAGGCTAGGGCTAGGTCCTTCATAGCCAACGTCTCCAAGCGCTTTAGCGATAAGCCAAAGGTAGTGTCCTTCTCAGGGGGGAAGGATAGCCTAGCCTGCCTCATCCTATGCCTGAGGGAGCTGGGCGAAACCCCCCTCCTCTTTAACGACACTGGCTTAGAGCTACCGGAGACCGTGAGGCATGTGGAGGAGGTGGCCTCGAGGCTAAGCCTAGAGCTTCAGCTAGCCTCAGCCGAGGACGCCTTCTGGAGGGCGCTACCTAACTTCGGCCCGCCAGCTAGGGACTATAGGTGGTGCTGTAAGGTCTGTAAGCTAGTGCCCATCGCCGAGCTGATGAGGAGGAGGTTTAATGGAGGCGTGCTCACGTTCCTAGGCCAGCGCCGCCTAGAGTCCTTCGCCAGGGCCCGCTCTCCTCCAGTAGCAGCTAGTAGGTGGGTGAAGGGCTCAGTGATCGCCAGCCCGATAAGCGACTGGGCGGCTCTTCACGTCTGGCTCTTCTTAATGAAGGAGGGGGCTGAGGTAAACCCCCTGTACGCCAAGGGCTTTGATAGGGTGGGGTGCTGGCTTTGCCCTGCGTCAGAGCTGGCTGAGCTTAGGCTCGTCGAAGCCCTCCACCCTGAGCTCTGGGAGCCGTGGGAGGAGTGGCTTAGGTCCTGGGCCTCTAAGCACGGCCTACCTCCACGCTGGGTGGAGCTAGGGCTTTGGAGGTGGCGTAGGCTACCTGGCGATCAGCGTAAGCTAGCTAAGCGGGCTGGCCTTGAAGCGGAGGGGCCTAGCTTACCTATGGAGGTCGTGGCTAAGCTTAAGCCAGAGGCTTGCTTAGGGGGGCTCCTCCTCAAGGCTAAGATAAGCCCTCCTCCACGCCTAGTGGCTATGGCGGCCCTGGCCCCCGTAGCTAAGGCTAAGGCCTCCTTGCTCGGCCAAGCCCTCCTCCTTAAAGCAGGCCCCTGGTCCGCTACCCTCTCGAATAGCGGTGAGCTAAAGATAAAGGCCCTCGGTGTTGAGGAGGCGGAGGAGGCATTGAGGGGCGTAGCTCAGCTGGCAGCGAGGACCCTCTTCTGCTTACGCTGCGGCTCTTGCGCCCTCCACTGCCCGCGCGGCTGTATTAGCCTTGGGCCCGGGCTAAAGATAGACCCTGGGCGCTGTGCTGGCTGTGGTGAGTGTAGCCGCGCCTGTCCGGCGGTGGTGTACGTAGCCCACGGAGCCTTGAAGAGGCGCCAGCTCAGTGCCTAA
- a CDS encoding acetyl-CoA acetyltransferase, with product MPGVRDRVAIIGMGCTKFDEHWDKSIWDLVVEACYEAFEDAGVEPKDIQAAWWSSVIGGYLGRSLNYALKLDYVPVTRVENRCASAHDAFINACHAVACGAYDLVLVCGAEKLKDAGIPIPGVVDPAEPYISRVDTRFPPPAAYAQLAIRYFTHYGYPIEKGREILARIAVKNHYNGSLNPKAQFQRQITIEEALRAPIVAWPLGLYDCCGITDGAAAAIITTPEKAKQFRDDYVLVKGVGMSCGMYQGEYLDDWSLTYIEENVRASRVAYKEAGVENPRKQLDLAIVHDCFTITELVIYEDFGFSPRGKAPRDVEAGAFEIKGELPVNTDGGLKCFGHPIGASGLRMMYEAYKQLQGKAGRRQVEVRNQLALTHTLGGTPVDSNTSAIAILGLRGA from the coding sequence ATGCCTGGAGTTAGAGACAGGGTGGCCATCATAGGCATGGGCTGCACTAAGTTCGACGAGCACTGGGACAAGAGCATCTGGGACCTCGTGGTCGAAGCTTGCTACGAGGCCTTCGAGGACGCGGGCGTTGAGCCCAAGGATATACAAGCTGCTTGGTGGTCTAGCGTAATAGGGGGCTACTTAGGGAGGAGCCTAAATTACGCGTTAAAGCTAGACTACGTGCCGGTCACGAGGGTAGAGAATCGATGCGCCAGCGCCCACGACGCGTTTATTAACGCTTGCCACGCAGTAGCGTGCGGAGCCTACGACCTAGTCCTCGTCTGCGGGGCTGAGAAGCTAAAGGACGCCGGCATACCTATACCTGGGGTCGTCGACCCTGCTGAGCCGTACATTAGCAGAGTAGATACGCGCTTCCCTCCACCTGCAGCGTACGCTCAGCTGGCGATTAGGTACTTTACCCACTACGGCTACCCCATTGAGAAGGGGAGGGAGATACTGGCGCGCATAGCTGTAAAGAACCACTACAACGGCTCCCTGAACCCTAAGGCCCAGTTCCAGAGGCAGATAACTATAGAGGAGGCTTTAAGAGCGCCAATAGTAGCCTGGCCGCTGGGTCTCTACGATTGCTGCGGAATTACTGACGGGGCCGCCGCCGCCATAATCACTACGCCTGAGAAAGCTAAGCAGTTTAGGGACGACTACGTGTTAGTTAAAGGGGTAGGGATGAGCTGCGGCATGTATCAAGGAGAGTACTTGGACGACTGGAGCCTCACCTATATAGAGGAGAACGTAAGGGCTTCGCGCGTAGCCTACAAGGAGGCTGGCGTAGAGAATCCGCGCAAGCAGCTAGACTTAGCGATAGTGCACGACTGCTTCACTATAACTGAGCTGGTCATCTACGAGGACTTCGGCTTCAGCCCCCGCGGCAAGGCCCCGAGGGACGTAGAGGCCGGGGCCTTTGAGATTAAAGGAGAGCTGCCGGTCAATACTGACGGAGGCCTGAAGTGCTTCGGCCACCCCATAGGGGCCAGCGGCCTGAGAATGATGTACGAGGCCTATAAGCAGCTTCAAGGAAAGGCTGGACGACGCCAAGTAGAGGTCAGGAATCAGCTAGCGCTCACCCACACTCTAGGCGGCACTCCGGTAGACTCGAACACGTCCGCTATAGCCATACTTGGGCTAAGGGGTGCTTAG
- a CDS encoding 3-hydroxy-3-methylglutaryl CoA synthase has translation MLSVVGIVSYGAYVPRWRMGKELLGRGLKGEKAVAGPDEDSLTMAVAAAIDCLRGIDRSIVDAVFFASTTSPFKEKGVASMISMALDLRRDVVTADFGGTLRAGTTALKMAMDAVKAGSLRNVLVVGSDCRLAPPGSAFEQNFGDGAAAFLVGSQNLIAGYAGGYFVADEVYDVWRRDVDLYVQSWEERFVYLQGYLRVMSEAIRGLFDKEGVKPQEVYRAAIYAPDARRLSELARAVGLDPKSLQDPLLDTMGCTGTAHALMLLVAALEEAPRGATVLAASYGNGGDALAFVVKEGVEKVRALRRGLRSHLAVKKAVPDYVTYLRWRKLISLPEPRVPMAVSYPSASAMWRERARIFPLHGFKCKVCGTIQFPVLGPSHRVCAKCKSKDSFEEVRLSERRGKLFSFSYDFLRGVPIGLVNLEGGGRLFLEIADADVRELKVDMDVELVFRRLELWRSDGIYGYFWKAAPTLG, from the coding sequence GTGCTTAGCGTGGTAGGCATAGTCTCCTACGGCGCCTACGTACCCAGGTGGAGGATGGGCAAGGAGCTACTAGGCAGAGGCCTCAAGGGGGAGAAGGCTGTAGCTGGGCCGGACGAAGACAGCTTGACCATGGCCGTGGCCGCCGCCATCGACTGCCTCAGGGGCATAGATAGGTCGATCGTGGACGCTGTGTTCTTCGCCTCGACCACCTCGCCCTTTAAGGAGAAGGGCGTGGCCTCCATGATATCCATGGCCCTAGACTTGAGGCGCGACGTCGTGACGGCTGACTTCGGGGGCACTCTAAGAGCCGGCACGACCGCCCTGAAGATGGCTATGGACGCAGTGAAGGCGGGCTCCCTAAGAAACGTGTTGGTCGTAGGCTCAGACTGCCGCCTAGCTCCGCCTGGCTCTGCCTTCGAGCAGAATTTTGGGGACGGGGCGGCCGCCTTCCTAGTAGGCTCTCAGAACCTAATCGCTGGTTACGCGGGGGGCTACTTCGTGGCTGACGAGGTTTACGACGTGTGGAGGAGGGACGTCGATCTCTACGTTCAGAGCTGGGAGGAGCGCTTCGTATACCTACAGGGCTACCTTAGGGTGATGAGCGAAGCTATTAGGGGGCTCTTCGATAAAGAAGGGGTTAAGCCCCAGGAGGTATATAGGGCCGCGATCTACGCACCTGACGCGCGTAGGCTAAGTGAGCTAGCTAGGGCCGTTGGGCTAGATCCTAAGTCGCTCCAAGACCCGCTCCTAGACACCATGGGGTGCACGGGCACCGCCCACGCGCTAATGCTACTAGTGGCTGCGCTAGAAGAAGCTCCTCGAGGAGCTACGGTACTGGCGGCTAGCTACGGGAACGGCGGGGACGCTCTTGCCTTCGTTGTTAAGGAGGGCGTTGAGAAAGTTAGGGCTCTAAGGAGAGGCTTGAGAAGCCACCTAGCCGTCAAGAAGGCAGTCCCAGACTACGTTACCTACTTAAGGTGGAGGAAGCTCATCTCTCTACCTGAGCCCAGGGTGCCGATGGCAGTATCGTACCCAAGCGCCTCAGCTATGTGGAGAGAGAGGGCTAGGATCTTTCCACTCCACGGCTTTAAGTGTAAGGTATGCGGCACCATCCAGTTCCCAGTGCTCGGGCCTTCACATAGAGTGTGCGCGAAGTGTAAGTCTAAGGATAGCTTTGAGGAAGTGAGGCTGAGCGAAAGGAGGGGCAAGCTGTTCTCCTTTAGCTACGACTTCTTGAGGGGGGTCCCGATAGGCTTAGTTAACCTAGAGGGCGGTGGGAGGCTCTTCCTAGAGATAGCGGACGCTGACGTCAGGGAGCTCAAGGTGGACATGGACGTAGAGCTAGTGTTTAGGAGGCTTGAGCTCTGGCGGAGCGACGGCATCTACGGCTACTTCTGGAAGGCAGCGCCCACCCTAGGCTAA
- the iorB gene encoding indolepyruvate ferredoxin oxidoreductase subunit beta — MSEAKEVNIVLAGVGGQGTIAMCEVIGRAAVIDGYRVRGSEVLGMAQRGGAVTAHLRLGSDVHGSMVPEGKADIVVSMEPSEALRNLRYFSKDTMVIVSTRPMIPPSVSLGLGTYPSMDAVIDTLSKMSRRVITIDIYGLAIKAGSAIAANMVMLGALAGTGKLPLRVESLKKAIAERFKGKAAEVNLKAFDLGYEHVRKVAASQLA; from the coding sequence TTGAGCGAGGCTAAGGAGGTAAACATAGTTCTAGCAGGAGTAGGTGGGCAGGGAACCATAGCCATGTGCGAGGTCATCGGCCGCGCGGCCGTGATCGATGGCTACAGAGTGAGGGGGAGCGAGGTCTTAGGGATGGCTCAGCGTGGAGGCGCAGTCACAGCTCACTTAAGGCTTGGCAGCGACGTCCACGGATCGATGGTCCCGGAGGGGAAGGCTGACATAGTAGTGTCCATGGAGCCCTCGGAGGCTCTACGTAACTTACGCTACTTCTCCAAGGACACCATGGTCATCGTCTCCACTAGGCCCATGATACCTCCCTCAGTATCGCTCGGCCTCGGCACCTACCCTAGCATGGACGCAGTCATCGATACGCTGAGCAAGATGAGTAGGCGCGTAATCACGATCGACATATACGGGCTGGCGATTAAGGCGGGCTCTGCGATAGCTGCCAACATGGTGATGCTGGGCGCCCTCGCAGGCACTGGTAAGCTTCCGTTGAGGGTAGAGAGCTTGAAGAAGGCCATAGCGGAGCGCTTTAAGGGCAAGGCGGCTGAGGTCAACCTTAAGGCCTTCGACCTAGGCTACGAGCACGTCAGGAAGGTCGCTGCCTCTCAACTAGCCTAG
- the iorA gene encoding indolepyruvate ferredoxin oxidoreductase subunit alpha: protein MASELLKEAPGEKLFLLGNEAIARGALEGGVHVAASYPGTPASEILMNLASVAKEAGIYVEWSTNEKVALEVALAASICGLRAMCSMKHVGLNVAHDPFVTASYIGAKGGFLVVSADDPWAWSSQNEQDNRWIAKQAYVPVLEPSDVQEAKDMTASAFDLSEKYGHIFMLRTVTRIGHARGDVVLGPLNKERRKGVFKKDPSWLTYVPATARKNRPLMIQRFDRIKKEVDKWPFNRLDLVDGSRLGVIASGLSYAYALEAISWLGLRDKVSLLKVGTTNPMPEGLVKELLSRVDEVLVIEELEPFVELHVKALAGEEGIRVKVHGKDYVTLIGELSTRHAVTAIAKLAGVEPPVDFSALDKISAEVASKVPPRPPILCPGCPHRASFYAIKVAAQRVAKSYGEGVEPIYPGDIGCYTLAYQPPFETVDTCVCMGGSIGIASGLAKVVNAPIIPCIGDSTFFHAGIPPLINAVYNKSRITVVVLDNLTTGMTGGQPHPGTGVTAMGEPTVALRAEDIAKACGVGFVEVVDPYDVKAAIDVMTRALRYEGPALVVMRRACALDIVREKRAKGEEIIPYRVDQDKCKKCDVCVKMFACPSIVKYGGTYSIDPVTCMGCGVCAKICPYRAIVPAEGALA from the coding sequence ATGGCTAGCGAGCTCTTAAAGGAGGCGCCTGGCGAGAAGCTCTTCCTCCTCGGCAACGAGGCTATTGCGCGAGGCGCGCTAGAAGGAGGCGTGCATGTAGCTGCCTCCTACCCAGGCACTCCAGCGAGCGAGATACTGATGAACCTGGCCTCCGTAGCCAAGGAGGCAGGCATCTACGTCGAGTGGTCGACGAACGAAAAGGTAGCCTTGGAGGTGGCCTTGGCCGCCTCTATATGCGGGCTTAGGGCCATGTGCTCAATGAAGCACGTGGGCCTAAATGTGGCCCACGACCCCTTCGTCACCGCTAGCTACATAGGGGCCAAGGGCGGCTTCCTGGTGGTCAGCGCCGACGACCCATGGGCGTGGAGCTCTCAGAACGAGCAGGACAATAGGTGGATTGCTAAGCAGGCCTACGTGCCTGTCCTCGAGCCTAGCGATGTGCAGGAGGCTAAGGACATGACAGCATCTGCCTTCGACCTCTCTGAGAAGTACGGCCACATCTTCATGCTTCGAACAGTCACTAGGATAGGGCACGCCCGCGGCGACGTAGTGCTAGGCCCGCTTAACAAGGAGCGTAGAAAGGGCGTGTTTAAGAAGGACCCGTCGTGGCTAACCTACGTCCCAGCCACTGCCCGCAAGAATAGGCCTCTCATGATCCAGCGCTTCGACCGTATTAAGAAGGAAGTAGACAAGTGGCCCTTCAATAGGCTAGACTTAGTCGACGGGTCGAGGCTAGGGGTCATAGCCTCAGGCCTCTCGTACGCCTACGCCCTCGAGGCTATTAGCTGGCTGGGCCTGAGGGATAAGGTGTCCCTCCTCAAGGTCGGCACGACAAACCCCATGCCTGAGGGGCTGGTCAAAGAGCTCCTCTCAAGGGTGGACGAAGTGCTAGTTATAGAAGAGCTTGAGCCCTTCGTGGAGCTACACGTCAAGGCGCTGGCTGGGGAAGAGGGGATTAGGGTGAAGGTGCATGGGAAGGACTACGTGACCCTCATCGGCGAGCTCTCAACGAGGCACGCTGTGACCGCGATAGCTAAGCTAGCAGGGGTGGAGCCTCCAGTGGACTTCTCGGCCCTCGACAAGATTAGCGCTGAAGTAGCTTCTAAAGTACCCCCCAGGCCGCCGATACTGTGCCCAGGCTGCCCGCATAGAGCGTCGTTCTACGCAATTAAAGTGGCTGCGCAGAGGGTGGCTAAGAGCTATGGTGAAGGAGTAGAGCCTATCTACCCAGGCGACATAGGGTGCTATACGCTAGCGTACCAGCCCCCCTTCGAGACCGTTGACACCTGCGTCTGCATGGGTGGAAGCATAGGGATTGCCTCTGGGCTAGCCAAAGTAGTCAACGCCCCCATCATCCCGTGCATAGGGGACTCAACGTTCTTCCACGCAGGGATCCCACCCCTCATAAACGCAGTGTACAATAAGTCTAGGATCACGGTCGTGGTCCTAGACAACCTAACCACCGGCATGACCGGAGGTCAGCCGCACCCAGGCACAGGGGTGACCGCTATGGGGGAGCCGACGGTGGCGCTAAGGGCCGAAGACATAGCTAAGGCGTGCGGCGTAGGCTTCGTGGAGGTCGTCGACCCCTACGACGTGAAGGCGGCCATAGACGTCATGACCAGGGCGCTACGCTACGAGGGCCCAGCCTTAGTAGTCATGCGGAGGGCCTGCGCCCTCGACATCGTCCGCGAGAAGAGGGCGAAGGGCGAGGAGATAATACCGTACCGCGTAGATCAGGATAAGTGCAAGAAGTGCGACGTCTGCGTCAAGATGTTCGCCTGCCCGTCCATAGTTAAGTACGGCGGCACTTACTCAATAGACCCGGTCACCTGCATGGGCTGCGGCGTGTGCGCTAAGATATGTCCGTACAGAGCTATCGTGCCAGCGGAGGGGGCCTTAGCTTGA
- a CDS encoding AMP-binding protein: MPSWYERGTGWLTMGEQLDVNVKKYANKLAVKDWRGKAFTYREFDERVNRLANALLRLGLRKGDRVSPMMLNCEEYAEIYCAAAKAGLVVAPISWRYVPSEVEYIVNHADSKAVIVEEEFVPVVNKAKDRFEDVIKDGYIVIRRTDSPIPEGYMDYEMLLASAPADRPEVRVEPRDPWIQVYTSGTTGLPKGCVRSHGSYSAVYTIFTIEHGFNENMCGMTIMPWFHVNSTFYGLLWLYIGGSQFIGRDRGFNPEELLQIVDREKVNFISLIPTHYKLLLDLPEEVKRKYDVSSLQVLLTSSAPVRGPIKEQILKWMPHVKLLEAYGSTEAGIVTILKHEDQLRKAGSIGRETLGTYDIKLVDEDGSVITEPGRVGELFSRGPMMFDGYYKDPEKTRKSFRVIGGQLYFSAGDMAMRDEEGYVYLVDRKDNMIITGGEKVFPSEVEQVIARHPEVVEVCVVGLPDEKWGEAVTAVVVPREGSKLSERDVIDWCTGKIAGYKKPKSVFFKKADELPRTGSGKIIHRRVKEMLIKELGLK, from the coding sequence GTGCCGAGCTGGTATGAGCGAGGTACAGGATGGCTGACCATGGGGGAGCAGCTGGACGTTAACGTTAAGAAGTACGCGAACAAGCTAGCGGTGAAGGACTGGAGGGGCAAGGCCTTCACCTACAGGGAGTTCGATGAGAGGGTGAATAGACTAGCGAACGCCCTCCTGAGGCTTGGGCTAAGGAAGGGGGATCGAGTCTCACCGATGATGCTGAACTGCGAAGAGTACGCTGAGATCTACTGTGCTGCCGCTAAGGCGGGCCTCGTAGTGGCTCCGATAAGCTGGCGCTACGTCCCTAGCGAGGTAGAGTACATAGTCAACCACGCAGACTCCAAGGCCGTCATCGTGGAGGAGGAGTTTGTCCCAGTGGTCAACAAGGCTAAGGATAGGTTTGAGGACGTGATTAAGGACGGCTACATAGTGATTAGGAGGACTGATAGCCCCATCCCCGAGGGCTACATGGACTACGAGATGCTCCTAGCCAGCGCCCCTGCAGATAGGCCTGAGGTTAGAGTTGAGCCCAGGGACCCCTGGATCCAAGTATACACGTCTGGGACCACCGGCCTACCTAAGGGCTGCGTGAGGAGCCATGGCTCCTACTCCGCCGTGTACACCATCTTCACCATTGAGCACGGCTTCAACGAGAACATGTGCGGCATGACAATCATGCCGTGGTTCCACGTAAACTCCACGTTCTACGGCTTACTGTGGCTCTATATAGGCGGCTCTCAGTTCATAGGGCGCGACCGAGGCTTTAATCCAGAGGAGCTCCTCCAAATAGTAGATAGGGAGAAGGTCAACTTCATCTCCCTCATACCTACCCACTACAAGCTCCTCCTAGACCTACCGGAGGAGGTTAAGAGGAAGTACGATGTGAGCTCGCTCCAAGTCCTCTTAACGTCCTCAGCGCCCGTCAGGGGGCCTATTAAGGAGCAGATACTGAAGTGGATGCCCCACGTGAAGCTCCTAGAGGCCTACGGGTCTACGGAGGCGGGGATAGTTACCATACTGAAGCACGAAGACCAGCTTAGGAAGGCGGGGTCGATAGGGAGGGAGACCCTGGGCACCTACGACATTAAGCTGGTCGACGAAGATGGAAGCGTGATTACGGAGCCGGGCAGGGTGGGGGAGCTGTTCTCTAGGGGGCCCATGATGTTCGATGGCTACTACAAGGACCCGGAGAAGACTAGGAAGTCGTTCAGGGTCATCGGCGGGCAGCTGTACTTCAGCGCCGGCGACATGGCTATGAGGGACGAGGAGGGGTACGTGTACCTAGTGGATAGGAAGGACAACATGATAATCACTGGCGGCGAGAAGGTCTTCCCCTCAGAGGTTGAGCAGGTAATTGCCCGCCACCCTGAGGTCGTCGAGGTGTGCGTCGTAGGGCTGCCTGACGAGAAGTGGGGTGAGGCTGTGACCGCGGTGGTGGTTCCAAGGGAAGGGTCTAAGCTGAGCGAGAGGGACGTTATCGACTGGTGCACTGGGAAGATAGCGGGCTACAAGAAGCCTAAGAGCGTCTTCTTCAAGAAGGCCGACGAGCTGCCGAGGACCGGGTCTGGGAAGATAATTCACCGTAGAGTAAAGGAGATGCTGATTAAGGAGCTTGGACTAAAGTAG